In Monodelphis domestica isolate mMonDom1 chromosome 4, mMonDom1.pri, whole genome shotgun sequence, one DNA window encodes the following:
- the LOC100017366 gene encoding protein-arginine deiminase type-3, giving the protein MGLSCKYLGRLFGSSGRRVTQVVRDFLYAQKVQPPVELFVDWLAVGHVDEFLSFVPAPDDKGFRLLLASPGACFKLFQEKQKWGHGRALLFEGIVGSQSVKTMSINQILSNESLISYNKFVQSCIDWNREVLKRELGLADRDIIDIPQLFKTEKRKAVAFFPDLVNMLVLGKHLGIPKPFGPIINGRCCLEEKVRSLLEPLGLECNFIDDFTPYHMLHGEVHCGTNVRRKPFSFKWWNMIP; this is encoded by the exons ATGGGGCTTAGTTGCAAATATTTGGGCCGATTATTTGG ATCTAGTGGAAGGAGGGTCACTCAGGTGGTCCGGGACTTCTTGTATGCTCAGAAAGTCCAGCCTCCTGTGGAACTCTTCGTGGACTGGTTGGCTGTGGGCCATGTGGATGAGTTCTTAAGCTTTGTCCCTGCCCCAGATGACAAG GGTTTCCGCTTGCTTCTGGCCAGCCCTGGAGCCTGTTTCAAACTTTTCCAGGAGAAACAGAAATGGGGCCATGGAAGGGCTCTCCTGTTTGAAGGCATTGTTG GAAGCCAGTCGGTGAAGACCATGTCCATTAATCAGATCCTCTCCAATGAAAGTCTTATCAGTTACAACAAGTTTGTCCAG AGCTGCATCGACTGGAACCGCGAGGTCCTGAAGCGAGAGCTGGGGCTGGCTGATCGAGACATCATCGACATCCCTCAGCTCTTcaaaacagagaagagaaaagcgGTGGCCTTTTTCCCTGACTTG GTGAACATGCTTGTGTTGGGGAAGCACCTGGGGATTCCTAAACCCTTTGGGCCCATCATCAACGGCCGTTGTTGCCTGGAGGAGAAGGTTCGATCTTTGTTGGAACCATTGGGCCTTGAGTGCAACTTCATCGATGACTTCACCCCCTACCACATGCTGCATGGGGAGGTGCATTGTGGCACCAATGTCCGTCGGAAGCCCTTCTCTTTCAAATGGTGGAACATGATCCCCTGA